The Glycine soja cultivar W05 chromosome 9, ASM419377v2, whole genome shotgun sequence sequence CTGCGCTAAATCCACCTCCCACGCGATGTCATTCCTGGTTATCCTATTCCAACTCAACTCAGCAACAAACCAGAGACTAAAGAACAAGAAACTAACCTCCAACAGTCagtattttcatttcttttttggtCTTGTTTATGGAGTTAACATATTGGAAATTGTCAAGGAGACTAATGATCTGATTGATGAAAAACCAAGTTAAGGATAAGGTTGTGCAAGAACAAGCACAAAACCAAGTCAAATCTTAAGCAAAAGCATCTGAAACAAAATTGGCAAAATTGTACAGGAATACATATTGTTATCTATTATAACCCATCTgcataaatatatatgaaaagtaCCAGTAAATTTTGACAAATGCTAATTATTTCAACATTGTGTACATGAGTTACATAAAAAACTCTTCATGACTAGTCTATCTCTAAGAAGTTCGATCCAAAAACAGCCTCCATTGCAACCAACTCTATTAACATTACTTCCCTTCGCAGCATCAGTGATCTCCTCTCTAAACCGTCAAAATCAGTCGAGACTCTCCTTTTGGCATTGTCAAGATCAGAAGCCCAAGCATTCTTTCTAGCATCACAGGATCCTTCTAGCATTCAAAACACCATTTCAAGTGCCAAAACCTCACGAGGTGTTTGGTATTGTTATAAAATAAGCGTAACTCACAAAATTAAAGGAGATGAATGCATACTTTTCTTGTTGAATGATCATATCTGTTtaaatatatagatttattataAGCAATAATAATGGACTTCCTAGATAATAACCAACCACGCTTGGTCTAACAAttactaaaaaataacaaactaatactaaaaacttgttcaaacaattaatagaaaataacaaaCTAATAGGCAACTATCCACGTTCAAAACATGTATGTCTTATAGATTCTAAGCCAACAAGTCACGATCTCGCATCACGGCCATCAAAGAGACAAGAAAAGTACAAAGTCTTTTACTGAATACACTAGCATGGCATCAAGTAATATGCTGATGAACTAGCTGTTATCTCGGTCAGCCAGTTCTTAATGAAGACCTAACCTCCTTACCTTCTATGTTTTCCAAGAAACTTAGAAGCATAATGCTAACAGTTATATGATGCCTATGTTATCAATTATCATGTCAAGTGAAAACAAAGGCAAAATTAAAGAACCAATCGAACTCCATTACTCTGAAGAAAATTTCACACTAACCATGCAAGTATGATACATGTAGCTATTTTCAACATTACAGTATAATTTTTCGTATAGAAACTAGAAAGCCATGATATATACAAGTCTGTGTCTGGAGTCTGGACGCGACATGAGGAGAGGATTCTAACGAGCAAAGCCTTAGTCCCTTCACCCTGGATGATAAAATAGGTTGCAATCAGGTATCAAGATTCTATCATGTTGAAAGAGAATTTTGACAGCAGCTGTGGGACCCCTGATATAATTTGCCCATATGTCTGTAAAATGCACAGGTAAAGGGGTCAACCCAATCATCAACTGAACACTCCAGCATTTCTCATAGGAAATATTGGATAAGACAGACCATAACCAACCAATGTCCTTACAGTTTTCAGGAAAACAAACTAGTACTCCGAGATAAAGTCAACCACAATCACCATAATGAGGATCAAAAAGGAATTGTTATCCTTGAATAATGTCAGTTTGACCATGTTATCCTAAagtatgttttaatttataaacataaatgaaataaaatatataaacaccAGACTGGCCACATGTACTAATTTCAATACTGTGAAGTGTGAAGGCTTAATGATATCACTTATCAGAGCAACATAGAGCTAGATACTTTCCATGTGAATGGATTTTCTTAGTCTGTACCTTGTGATTTTCATGAACTTGGCACAACGGAACTGCAAGCACCCTCATGTTTGTAGGCACAATGAACTTTCTACTCTCTGGCAGCTTCACAAGGAAGACTTTGGTACACTCCTACACCACAAACCAAGACTGTGAAACTAGGACATCTATCAGAATTTGTATAAACAAGCCATTGGAATTATGTACCTTTGGCTTTTTTACATTAGGTGGAATGAAGGGATACATTAATGTTTCAAAATCAGGCCTCCACCACATTCCAAGGCATTCACCCACCTAAACCAAGTAAATTATAGTTCAAATGCTCACGTGATGTGAGGTTGTAATGACAAGTACAAAAGGACAAGTTTAATACCTCCCATTCTGACCCGTCCCCATCTTCATTCACAGAGAGCTTCCTTGCCAGCTTACGCTTCAACCCATCAGTATCTAGAAATTCACAATTTAATCTTCAgtaaaatatcacaaaaaacATTCCCAAAGCTTTTCATTTCAATGTTTGAGCTTCCTCTAATACCTGATTCACCTGGCCTTAATCGGCCACCAGGAAGTTTATATATGGAATTTCTTATTTGCAACAGCAACAAATGAGGATGTTTGAACAATTCAACCTGATAGAAGAACATTTACATTCTCACCTCTCAGTTCAGAATCATATTGCAAAGCTTAGGTGTTTGACAATATCTATCTAGCACTTCAGCAACAAAATCAAATGCCCAATTGCTAAGATGAAGATTACGAATATAACTTCAAGAAAAGTTAAGTCAATCATGTCTTCCTCAATCTCAATTTTCAAGAAGAATTTCCATAAGTTTACTTGCAACAGGAAGTTTGGAACAAAAAATAGACCTCAAGAGGCAATAGAAGATATCTATCTTGGgtaaattttcaattaacaGTAGGCATGAtgaaattaaacatatataaaaagtcaTTTAATGGTGAGGAGATTGTGTGGTAAGTCTCGCCATCATAAGCGAATCCCActatgtttaaaaattaaaacagtaTACAAAAGCTTTTTAGCTAGTCAATGAATCTCTACACCAGTATCAGTGTGAATTTGATACACAGCaaaatcaagaacactttatGATACAACAGAAGTTTGTATAATTCCCTCTATAGGAGATTGGGAGACACGCTCTGCCTCCAATATCTgagaatttaaatattaattggttCTCCATTTAAGTTGATTAAAGTATTAAACTGCTTTACTTAAGGTCTAATATGTAGTCTAAATATAGCTAAATACAAAGTATTGGTTTGAATCCTTGTGAATGTCCAATCCATCTTAAATTTTGAATACATAATGATCACAATGATATACTTGATGTTGAACTGCCAAAATTTATGCTCAATGGATAATCTGTGTTCCATTCCACATCAATACAGACATGACGCGGAAGCTTCAAACTGTTGCCTctgcataaatatatatataaaatactatCCTCATACGTGATTTTATTGCTGGACGTGAGTATTGGATGTGTGTCCAAACATACACCAAGTGAATAGAGTAAGTAGAACTATACAGACAAAAACATGATACATAGAGTAAGTGGAACCACACAGACAAAACATGATATGGACAAGGCTATTCTAACGAGAATTTATCTTTAACAAGGTATCTACTCTTAAATTTTGGCTCGTTAAGAAGATGATAATGCACTTTAATGTAAAGTTTGACCACTTTTTTTcacccttttcttttccttcaaaccaaacacattttctgaaagttttatttaaaaaaaaaaagaatttaattttcatacacatgtaaaaaaaattatcttgtcaactaataaaaaatcatggtttttaTCAGTTAACAAATTATGATTAGATAATAGaataaatattcttttctttatacTCTCAGTGTATAGATTATTTATACACTCAAAAAACTAAGTACCTTAATTCTTATACAATAAgcaacttaaaaaaaactaacttctCTTTTCTCTCCCCCACACTCTCTGTTTTCCTGTCTCCTTGCTCTGTTGTCTCTCTCTAGCCTATCAAGTCatcttaaaagaaataaaaattgtcaaaatgtttcttcttctttttaaattcttacttttgagtttaaaaaaagcttctatggaaaaaaaaaaagctggcCGAACATAGCCTAAACTAAATCAAACCTGAATACACCTTTTTTGTAACACTATAAAAATGGCAAGGCTTACGGTCCCAGAAACTCATTCAAGAAACTTGGCATAATTATTACCCGTCcctcttataattaattataattttaactttttaatgtaacattaattataattaattataatttttcaggTTATCTCTTAACAGTGAACCAACAAaatctataaattattttttataaaattattattttctttcattattcTAGAACGGAGAGAGtaagaaatgaaattaaaaataaaaaaaattgcaagaagCTAATGAATGGCTAAATGAATAGCCAACGAACCAGTAAGACAGCTTCCACGCAGGTTCGTATTCCACTGGCAGCATAGCTAACAACACgcaaaatcaaattaaagaaagaaagaaaagttaaaagaagagaacaaagaGAGAGATTAAATTGCAGTAAAAATAAACAGAGAGGAGGAGAAAGAAACCGAACTTGGACTTCATCCTGAGAACACGATCAACTAAGGTGAGGTCTTTGGAGGGAACAGCATCTTTGGATCCAAAATAGTAACTGCTCAAAGGATATATATCGAATTCGAGGCTCTGATCATCGTTTCCGCTGTTTGGATGATGCAAAGCGGTGACGctcacttcttcttcttcttcttcccccaTGTTTTTTGTCCAGACGCCAAACAGAACCGAGTGCACACACAACGAAGCAACAACGCAAAAAGTCAAACACTGAAATAAAAGCTAATGATAAAGTAGAGAGAGTAATAATTTCTCGTGAAGAAGAGCCTGTTCCTtccagagagaagaagaagagtgttCTGTTCTCTAACGTGGCACTTCACAAGCTTCGTTTAACTAACGCCTGTCGACTATCCACTGGATTAACTAATTTCAACCGACGtagctcttttattttttcttttttttttttaaagctgttatgatttttttccaGTGATTTATTCCATCTCTCGTAAGAAGTGTTGCGtaggaaaaaaatatcttaaattaattactagtattattcaaatttttagataaaattgtaaaattgatCTTCCACCTTATATTCAATTAcggatttataatttaattcacaaatttggttcacagttttataaatccttgtaaaattagttattaaaagtCTGATTTGGACATTGACCATTAACCTCAAACATTAAGTGTCACGTGTCAATGTCACGTGTCAAcgtctaattatatttttggtcccccagttttactccaatttcgattttggtccccctatagtttaattttcacatttagTTCTCAGTTTTATAAATCTCTTCATAAATTGTTCCTGCAAAATTGGTTTTTTGAATGGTTTAGGGTGCTAGAGACATGGTAGGTCTTGATAAATCCCGCCACTTCGTTTTCATCGCAAGTTTTTCACTCACTTGGAATCTAGAGAAAAATCACTCTTTGTCTCTCTCTCACTTCCGAGGTTGTTCAACTTGAGAAAGTGGCGCATGAATCCCAACGTGAGCCTAAAATTTTCAGATCTCTTACTTTAATAGGTTCTGTAATAaccccctattttttttttctttttttgctcccCATGAGGTATTATGTGTATATGACTGTTTAAAATATCACTTCTCCCGTAATGAAATTTGGGATACCAGTGCCTATGTATGACAatggtatttttgtttgaaatttaagATACCACTTCTCCCGTAATGAAATTTGGCTGAATTTataaagggatttataaaaTTGGAGGGCCAAATGtgcgaattaaattataagtgaacCAAAATTGAGATTGGAGTAAAACTAGGAGaccaaaagtataattttaccTACAAAGAATAAAGCCTTTACAGGGAACCACTCAGACGTTGACACGTGGCATTGACATGTGACAATCACACGTGACATTGACAAATGACAGTCAACGTCTGAGGTTAACGGTCAGGTCCAAATCGGACTTCTAGAACCAATTTTGtagggatttataaaactggggatcaaatttgtgaattaaattagagaagatcaaatccaaaattggagataaaatggataactaaaaatacaattttgccaaatttttaatatattatactatTTGATTTTCAGTtactagtttttttactctgttCCTTTTTATGTGTTGTTTTAGGTTGTTgtatcaataaaaaaagttattctattaaaatagttacgaaattttttattttatctatttttcttctcattcaatgataaatgtatatgaaaaataaataatgatataattgataaaaaaaataattaatatgatccTAACATttgtaaatgataaaataaataatttttttttcaaaaatccaacgattaaaaagaaacaaagagaaTAGTAAGTGAATTAATGATAATGAGATTAAGGttatatttggaaaaaaaataggtaaaagtTGAAAAGTATTTTATCGAAATCAtaagtatttagtaaaatgataTGTTTAAGTGGttggaaaatataaaatgacataaagaataaaataataaaattttactttaaatagaaaagattaaaaagaaaatctaataaatatttaaggataaaaaataataaatataaaaaactaaaagttaatgcttttaaaaatgttacttcaagtaagtctcaaaaaatattaaaagctattaaaaaagtttttttaccaaataattaatcaagttttttcagctagaaaaaatattaaaaaagaaatctaataaatatttaaggataaaaaataaaaaatataaaaaatataaaaaattcgaAATTAGTgctttaaaaaatgttacttcaagtaacatttcaaaaaatattagaaactactaaaaaagtttatttttcaaacaatcAAATAAGTTATTcagctagaaaaaaaaattaaaaactaactgaAATATCattccaaacacactctaattctataaaattttcactttttatttatatttattagggTTAAATTGATATggaaattttcaataattttctttaacttttaattaaattctaactcattatagatgaaaaaaaattagaacatgtttagaagaaaaaaataaaagaaaatagtgtacaaatattttatgtataaactactttttttgttcttctaaaaatgttttatttgtcATCAGTCCCCCATTGTCACCATAACAACCACCGCCATCATTGCTTTCACTACTCTCACTATTGTCTCCACCATCATCAtcgtcaccaccaccaccactatcACCATTATTGTCACAACTCGTCATCATTATTATCACCACAACCACCACTTCTGCCATTGTAGTCATCATTGTCACCACCGCAATCACCATCTCCTTCattgtaacatcccaaaaatagtaataatatttattataaaaaaaaactaacaagataaaaaaatgcatatgtATAGTTTAGATAAGACaaaatagaatatttattttaccttctattttttaaatatattagtttatcttatatttatatataagataaataaaataaaataagatattagatttattttatatttatataagataaaatgTTAGTTGTGTTTTATAGGtaagataaaataagataagataaaatgcAATCAATAATAGATAATTAAGTTGCTAAGAATTAGTATAGATAGATATTACAAGAATCAATGGACATCAAGGGGAAAGAGAtgtagaaaaaaagaagaagaaagtgagATCAAAACAATTGAAAAATGTGATGCTATGTAACTATAGAATACGTTGTGGAAACATCTAGTCTAGAGAATTAAGAAAGTCTTCAAGAGAtcagtaaaacattttatttttcctttaaaaccGTCATGGTATATTCTTTgaagattattttttacataaagaaTTTGGGATATTATAAGTATTTGAGATGGACCGTGATTGTGTGGTGTGTGTTTATAATTGATTGAATTATGATAAGTTCTTTGTTGGTTTAATTAATCTGGATATGTTTGATATCATGTTTTTGACATATGATTGTTTGGTATTATGAGATTTAGTTGGTGCTTCATATTACAAGAGATTGAGATAACTTCTTTAAGGAAGGAGTATGTCTCCACATGAAATTGAATTGGTGCTCCACACTATTGATATTGAGGTAAATTGTTCAAGAAATGAGTATATCTTCATATGAGATTAAACTGATATTTCACATTATTGAGAATAAGGTGACTTCTTTAAGGAATGAGTATATCTCCATATGAGATTGAGCTAGTGTTCCACATTATTGAGATTAAGGTAACTTCTTCCTTGAAGAAGTCATATTATTAAGGTAACTTCTTCGAGAAAAGAGTATATCTCCATATGAGACTGAGCTGGTGCACCATATTATTGAGAATGAGGTGACATCTTTGAGGAAGGAGTATATCTCCACATGAGATTGAACTAGTGTTCCACATTATTGAGATTGGGATAACATCTTTGAGGAAGGAGTATGTCTCCACATAACACTTAGATGCCAtagaatttaattgatttagtgTTGTATAGATTGATTGTGATATTgacaatgattaatttttattatgtggAAGGCATGCATGATAATTCTATAATATCTATGAGACaactattattttaagatatttattacTAGTGTTATTTTAGAAGAATGCGGATATCATGGTTGATTTTCCATATTACCATAACGGCTGAGAACAACCCTGTTTGCAAACCCTTTTAGAACTTGTTTTATTCATTGGGATTATTATCTCATTAAAAGTGTTGTTTTGAGAGCACAAGAAAGAAGTTGTTGAAACTAAGGAGACTAAAagacttattttcttttaacgTTTGTTTTAAAAGCCCATATTTGATAATGTTTTCACTTTGTAATGATTCaatcttatttataatatttgagaTATTTCAAAATTGGAGTTTCCAAAGGAAAATCATATTATTGATATTTCAAAGAATGTTTTTATTATGGGTTCATTATAATGAAGGATGTTACAATCACCATTATtatcatcaccaccaccaccactatcgttatcataaaaaatgttaCCATTGTTGCTATCACCACTCACCGTCGCAAACATCATTACTATTGTCGTTGCCGCCACCGCAACCACCACCATTATTGTCTCGTTGCCACCATCACAACCATCACTAGTGTCATTGTCACCACTATTGTCGTCTTTGCAACTATCACCACAACCGTCACTGTCGTCGCCACCGCCACCTGCTATCATTATCTGGTTTGTATCATGGTGTACTTGGATATCGTTAAGGCTTATTCTAGTTTTATCCTATCATGTTCGTATaagtttctataatttatattctaaCATATTGTTGCATCTTACTATACCCTAAACTAGGCGTGTTCAAAACTGAACCAAATTGAGCGTAAAACTAAAAACTGATCCAAAAAACCGCAAACCACAAAAAACTCGAAGGGCATcagtttggttttgtttttgtttttcctatACCATACAGTTCAGTTCAGTTTTCGATTTGGTAGTGGAAATCAAACCGAACCGCACTCATTAGTTTAATATAGAGTTCATATTAGTCATATATGTATACGACAATATAGCTTTAAACTTATATGAAACAAAAACACTTACACTCAGCCTAATCTAAGACTAAAAAACACTTAACACCAAATCTCTCACTTTGTCCTCTCTCGTAAAACCCTAACTGAAAGCCTAAATCACTCTTCTTATGACCTTTTCTATGTTTGCGGCGACaacacttattattattttttaagtttagtcATTAGAACTTGGAAACAAATATTAcgtattgtttttaattttaagtttaatgatttattatttaagtgAATGATTATTATTCAAGTAGAAAGTTTAAGTTGACCATTTACATAGTTGATTGTTGaattagttattatttaaattttattcaattataacaAACTTTTAAGCATTATTTTAATACTCACCAGCAGAattttcaaattgtaaaagatTTGTTTAGTTTTGTTCGGATTTCATAAATAATCTAAATCAAACTAAACTAAACTATATTGcacttaattttcttatttggttcaaattaatttaaaacaaaaccgCACCAAACAACATCATGAACACCCCTATCCTaaacttttgattaaattattataattttagaatctaaatttattttatattgaaaagtATTTAATGATTTCAAAACTTACTATCGTagagatttaatttttaatgtgtgACATcctcaatttttatattataaaccatataatttatttttaaaaaataaattataaaattttagctgaatattattttattttcgaaATTCTAGTGCTTCGGGGGAACGAATAGGGCATTTTCTAATGCTGTTGGTGGTGTTTTACAGGATCTATGTGTGtccattgtgttttttttttttttgttaaaaaaaattatatttatgattttaatttcataaaataggAGTGTGATTTGAATTTATATAAGcttacaaattatcttttttttgtgtgtgcaaGCTTACAAATTATCTAAGACGTTAAATTGGATTTCGActgataatttgattttttttatacggTGAAGGGCATTCATTAATCATTAAGATTACAAGTTTATGCTAACAATTTTGGGCTACCACTGATGGACTTGGGCCACCCTATTTTCAGGTCCAGAAAGCCCACTAGTTTAGTCCACTtgttctcaaaaaaaaaaaaaattagcatatTGAGTTTCTTGGCATGTACACGTCCAATACACTACGACTTTTTTGTTGTACACTAAGGCTTTGCTTGTTGTAggcttaattataattttaaactcataaaattttaaattttaaattttaatttctatatttttaaatcaagatattttatttttttatttttcaaaattaacatGACACTTATGtgaagaaaaagtaaataaaataaaaaataataaaatattttaataggaATTAAATTCATGAAACAAAGCAATAAACCACAAGgacatttgatttatttaattaaatacatcaatattatttgatttatttaattaactacatctataatattttatgtGTATCATTAGTcaagaattattaatttttattaaaaattatcaaaaatttacatattaaaaaatatttaatatataaatatttttaattttattttatatcaatttatatgtttttattttgaatagtttatatatttttattttaccgatttataattaaatttcatcaaTTAATAGGTAAATTATtgacataattttttgtaaattaattttaatatgcatattatttttatgcTCATTATTCATAGACAAAACAATAAAACACTTGTTTTATTTAGTTATCAGCATTATTCTTTATGTATCATTAGTTtagaattattgattttttcaaattatcaaaacttataaattaagaaatatttaatataaatatttttattttacgtaaatgattagagtaaaaataatctgtatattgaaattaatttacaaaaaatatgtaaataatttccatattaatttatgaaatttaattataaactgttaaaataaaaataaaattatgtaaaatattcaaaacaaaaacatataaaaggatataaaattaaattaaaaggatttatatattaaatattttttaatatataaattttgataatttgaagaaaaaaaactaatgatacatagaaaataatgttaatatagTTAACTAAACAAAGATGGTTGTGACTTCAACTCCTATTtagacactttttatttttcgtttCATCTAATCTTTTTCAACATAAGTATTATGCCAACAATCTAATTAAGTTTCACGTCAGTACCAATATGTCATATCAAAGTCAGTGCTTGACGTTAGATGATCAATTGACAAAATGACCAAAATTActtatactaaaaaataaggAACTTTGTCTTAATTTAGAAATAGGAAGATCAAAACTATGGATTTAAAATTGTAGGAaaccaaaattgaaatttggcctacaataaaataaaaaatgatttgcttcaattttaaattttttagataggatttcaagtttttctttttggttgttTGGATTTTAACACCCTATCATTAGAGAAGGCAAAATTTATTAGGCCTATTAGGGCCCGTTGGGTCAAGTTGAGTTGGATTAAAAAATGTAAGTACAAATAAAATGGGCCTATTTTGGgccaatagttttttttttaatttttacttatttttcctttaaactTGTATAAGTTTAGactaaaaaaagtgaaatgGGTCAATATAGATTGGCCTGACAAATGATTGGACTTCAAAAAATAAGGCCCATATGAAAATAAAGGCTGACTCGATTGAGTTCATTTTTCACACTTGACCTGATGGGTCGGGCTAGACTAACTCGTCAATTTTTCTAGCTCTACCTACAATTAATACCAAGTGTGAATAGATTTGAGTATTCTCAAGAGCAATGCCAAATAGTATGAATATAATAAGTACAAATTAGGCATGAAAGGGtgtatttaagtttaattggatatttttgaataaaaaaaagttaagtaaAAGCAAATTTGATGGAACTCACGCTATGTGTTATTCCCCTAATTGTCAATTTTTCAGCGGCTCACATACTATGATACTTTATAGATGACACTTCTCTTAACTTTCTTGTTGATTAAAATCCCCCACCGATCAAAATTCTTCATAGGTAATCCTTTCTGAGACCTCGACAATATGTTTCGGCTACTTTCAAGGTCCATGATTGTCCCCACAAACTAAGACGAGATTTTTCAGCGTATTTTGTCCTCTCTCACACACTTCCTGGGAAACTTCTCATAATGTCACCTATCCCGTAACTACTCCAAGCCAAACACACTTAACTATGAAGTTCTTAAGTGATAGGATACCGAAAAGTATATGCATCTTATTAGTATAagtaatatcaattaattctttCAAGGCATCCTTAACGTACAGTTTCATACTTGTACAAAATTCGTTTGAGATGTTACATTAAGAATTTGGAATTGGACAAGGGGTTGTGGAGAATGCGGTGGTTGTTGAGTGTGGTGCCTTAGTATTTGGGGTGATAAAACGGGTTAACCAGCCCCACCTCATCATTGACCAACCAAAAATGGGTTGTCCCACTTGTCCTACATAAGAAAAGTGGGTTGGGAATTCAAGCTTGTGCCGTATATACTCGGGTTAATGGGCCAAGACCAAATATAGCCATCCTCCAAAATCCACTTGAACTCCATGATGCTGGACCACAAGTAACTTGGTCTAAAACCCTTATTGGCTTCTCGGAGGGACTTATTTGGGAAATATATTGCCTTCATAACCCTTGCCATCAAGGATTGTTCACTTGACATTACTCTCCACCAATGCTTAGTCAGTAAAGCTAGATTGAAAGC is a genomic window containing:
- the LOC114368811 gene encoding pre-mRNA cleavage factor Im 25 kDa subunit 1-like, giving the protein MGEEEEEEVSVTALHHPNSGNDDQSLEFDIYPLSSYYFGSKDAVPSKDLTLVDRVLRMKSNYAASGIRTCVEAVLLVELFKHPHLLLLQIRNSIYKLPGGRLRPGESDTDGLKRKLARKLSVNEDGDGSEWEVGECLGMWWRPDFETLMYPFIPPNVKKPKECTKVFLVKLPESRKFIVPTNMRVLAVPLCQVHENHKTYGQIISGVPQLLSKFSFNMIES